The following proteins are encoded in a genomic region of Brachypodium distachyon strain Bd21 chromosome 1, Brachypodium_distachyon_v3.0, whole genome shotgun sequence:
- the LOC104581644 gene encoding uncharacterized protein LOC104581644: MASPCHRAALAAMASTSSAAAMASASSAAAMPAQIRRPRFPDGEHVRLRSRVLGTYLHADTDGAAISLSPRRASMNVAWRVHIYNDGLGNGYLLLQGAAYGLYLGSTRGIPAELGHHGIHVYQSPYDEPEFEDIMWQVLVSRDDVLLRHVDGHYLRANGKYPGWNDRPTVDDFDGRSMMMRWVVERIPARQNIPGLPYPQVEEPGNYLRRVWNIWMNPNDNHIEAPWRLIRFVPAGTHGLYPTDKWAEVQFRGNSIFLLKDWMVTEFSEAEINYRRGYARRNSTLWSDWNSIVLCVRAGRYARLCPMLVDLPVEGETLFVVVFRTGTPGEAQLRYPDIDAE, from the exons ATGGCATCCCCATGCCATCGCGCAGCGCTCGCGGCCATGGCATCcacgtcgtcggcggcggccatggcatccgcgtcgtcggcggcggccatgcctGCACAGATTCGGCGGCCAAGGTTCCCGGACGGGGAGCACGTGCGGCTGCGAAGCCGCGTGCTGGGCACCTACCTCCACGCCGACACCGACGGTGCTGCCATATCCCTCTCCCCCCGCCGGGCGTCGATGAACGTGGCGTGGCGGGTGCACATCTACAACGACGGCCTGGGCAACGGGTACTTGCTGCTGCAGGGCGCCGCCTACGGCCTCTACCTTGGCTCCACTCGCGGGATCCCGGCGGAGCTCGGCCACCACGGCAtccacgtctaccagagcCCCTACGACGAGCCGGAGTTCGAGGACATCATGTGGCAGGTCCTCGTGTCTCGAGACGACGTGCTGCTCCGCCATGTCGACGGACACTACCTCCGCGCCAACGGGAAGTACCCTGGCTGGAACGACCGCCCCACCGTCGACGACTTCGACGGCCGTAGCATGATGATGCGCTGGGTTGTGGAGCGCATCCCCGCCAGGCAGAACATTCCTGGCCTCCCATATCCCCAGGTCGAG GAACCCGGCAACTACTTAAGGAGGgtttggaatatttggatGAACCCCAACGATAACCACATAGAGGCACCGTGGCGGCTGATCCGGTTCGTGCCGGCGGGCACCCACGGGCTGTACCCCACCGACAAGTGGGCCGAGGTCCAGTTCAGGGGGAactccatcttcctcctcaaggACTGGATGGTCACCGAGTTTAGCGAGGCGGAGATCAATTACAGGAGGGGTTACGCGCGGCGGAACTCGACGCTCTGGTCAGACTGGAACTCCATCGTCTTGTGCGTCCGAGCGGGCCGCTACGCGCGGCTGTGCCCGATGCTGGTCGACCTGCCTGTCGAAGGCGAGACCCTCTTCGTTGTCGTCTTCAGGACCGGGACGCCAG GCGAAGCGCAGCTGAGATACCCGGATATCGACGCAGAGTAG
- the LOC100833340 gene encoding uncharacterized protein LOC100833340: protein MRESTILPNSPPLSPPLSARDLHQRQQMEQYFPDGHHVRLRSRMLGTYLHADPDGHGVSLRRRRDSPNAAWTVHLVQGNQNVRYLLLHGAAHGRYLAATACPAPRGHRGLRVAQRDYDAPQTAYIMWRTVGSSDGAGDDVVLRNAAPGCGCLRGNGRRNLRWNHGVTVDEVFDGLREKMFMYWVVEPVPARDGLPAVPRPTGIPIPRSLAVLLPGRRILYWQANADGVCADDGWPPLFVFRGRSAFHLRNELVSRVGHSDFVMCIRAGFYGRLTPLVVDLPRSRHGRTIHIVVVMTGTPAAAELRYPDVNAE from the exons ATGAGAGAATCCACCATCCTCCCCAATTCCCCACCTCTCTCTCCGCCGCTCAGCGCCCGCGATCTCCACCAGCGACAGCAGATGGAGCAGTACTTCCCCGACGGGCACCACGTGCGGCTGCGGAGCCGCATGCTGGGCACGTACCTCCACGCCGACCCCGACGGCCATGGCGtctccctccgccggcgccgggacTCCCCGAACGCCGCGTGGACGGTGCACCTGGTCCAAGGGAACCAGAATGTCCGGTACCTTCTCCTgcacggcgccgcccacggccgctacctcgccgccaccgcctgccCGGCCCCGCGCGGACACCGCGGGCTCCGCGTCGCGCAGCGCGACTACGACGCGCCGCAGACGGCGTACATCATGTGGAGGACAGTGGGCTCGAGCGACGGGGCCGGGGACGACGTCGTTCTCCGCAACGCCGCCCCCGGCTGCGGCTGCCTGCGCGGCAACGGGAGGAGGAACCTCCGCTGGAACCATGGCGTCACCGTCGACGAAGTCTTCGACGGCCTCAGAGAGAAGATGTTCATGTACTGGGTCGTGGAGCCCGTACCTGCGAGAGATGGCTTGCCTGCCGTTCCACGTCCGACTGGG ATCCCCATCCCCAGAAGCCTTGCCGTGCTGTTGCCAGGGCGGCGCATCCTGTACTGGCAGGCGAACGCCGACGGGGTATGTGCTGACGATGGCTGGCCACCCTTGTTCGTGTTCAGGGGGAGGTCAGCGTTCCACCTGAGGAACGAGCTGGTCAGCCGGGTGGGCCACTCCGACTTCGTCATGTGCATCCGAGCCGGCTTCTATGGGCGGCTGACCCCACTCGTCGTCGACCTGCCACGCAGCCGCCACGGCAGAACCATCCacatcgtcgtcgtcatgACCGGGACGCCAG CTGCAGCTGAGCTGCGATACCCGGACGTCAATGCAGAGTAG
- the LOC100833025 gene encoding transcription elongation factor 1 homolog, whose product MGKRKAKAKAAPKKEPKLETSFSCPFCSHAGSVSCSIDLKLMIAEAACDVCKESYSTRAHALTEPVDVYGEWIDECEKANTDVVRSVRSDYRRRDCADDDDDA is encoded by the coding sequence atggggaagaggaaggccaAGGCGAAGGCGGCGCCGAAGAAGGAGCCGAAGCTGGAGACGAGCTTCTCCTGCCCCTTCTGCAGCCACGCGGGaagcgtcagctgcagcatcGACCTCAAGCTCATGATCGCCGAGGCCGCCTGCGACGTCTGCAAGGAGAGCTACTCCACCAGGGCGCACGCGCTCACGGAGCCCGTCGACGTCTACGGCGAGTGGATCGACGAGTGCGAGAAGGCCAACACGGACGTCGTCCGATCAGTCCGGAGCGATTACCGCCGCCGGGACTGTGctgacgacgatgacgacgcgTGA